Proteins encoded by one window of Grus americana isolate bGruAme1 chromosome 7, bGruAme1.mat, whole genome shotgun sequence:
- the POLL gene encoding DNA polymerase lambda isoform X3 — MEPRGIVKAFPKRKKVRDDSGKSVPPKIPKEEGTEIPEAEWLKPVAAYVLQAGIGQARAEIFHKQIVQNGGVVHHRLSSEVTHVIVAEDMDCDRAFRLLKLTKLPSGLQLVKASWLSACIRDQKLLSTAGYGVFIPHRYLEEGELQKEQQQQEVLGSEEIQPPAEEGAVKTNTEAQVEDSSQRDLGTLGQQQLAQKVSDDEDSEGEDASVTQGDLEALISGRYPVKSSEETSDSSSAVTQPASKWVCAHSSNSKKENHNQYITEKLEVLGKAYSVQGDKWRALGYSKAINALKSYHKPVTSYQEACKIPGIGKRMAEKILEILDTGHLRKLDHISESVPVLELFSNIWGAGVKTAQLWYQQGFRTLDDIRTKATLTSQQAVGLKHYADFLERMPREEAAEIEQTVRQAALALKPGLVCVACGSYRRGKPTCGDVDVLVTHPDGQSHRGVFSKLLDSLHRSGFLTDDLVSQEDNGDQKKYLGVCRLPGPARRHRRLDIIVVPYRDPGSTASSLEGWLLVGGKLRHSRTDGFMNINSKAREGTRCLSPAPAQDSLG; from the exons ATGGAGCCACGAGGGATTGTCAAAGCCTTTCCCAAGAGGAAGAAGGTGAGGGATGACTCGGGGAAAAGCGTCCCTCCAAAGATCCCAAAAGAGGAAGGAACAGAGATACCTGAGG CAGAGTGGCTGAAACCAGTCGCCGCCTACGTGTTGCAAGCTGGCATCGGCCAAGCCAGGGCAGAGATCTTTCACAAGCAGATTGTCCAGAATGGGGGTGTTGTACACCACCGGCTCTCCTCAGAGGTGACACACGTCATTGTGGCTGAAGACATGGACTGTGATCGGGCCTTTCGGCTCCTTAAATTAACCAAGCTACCTTCAGGGTTGCAGCTAGTGAAGGCATCCTGGCTAAGTGCTTGCATTAGAGACCAAAAGCTTCTGAGTACTGCCGGCTATGGTGTCTTTATCCCTCACAG GTACCTGGAGGAGGGAGAACTgcaaaaagagcagcagcagcaggaggtccTGGGCAGTGAAGAGATCCAGCCcccagcagaggagggagcagtgaaaacaaatactgaagCACAGGTGGAGGATTCCTCACAGCGAGACCTGGGCACCCTtggacagcagcagctggctcaG AAAGTCTCTGATGATGAAGACAGTGAAGGAGAAGATGCTAGTGTCACCCAGGGAGATCTGGAAGCATTGATTTCTGGCCGCTACCCTGTGAAATCGTCAGAGGAGACCAGTGACAGCTCTTCCGCAGTGACCCAGCCTGCCAGCAAGTGGGTTTGTGCCCATTCCTCCAACAGCAAGAAGGAGAATCACAACCAGTACATCACAGAGAAGCTGGAAGTGCTGGGAAAGGCCTATTCTGTCCAGGGGGACAAGTGGAGAGCTCTGGGCTACTCCAAAGCCATCAATGCACTCAAGAGCTACCACAAACCAGTCACCTCCTACCAG GAAGCCTGTAAGATCCCTGGGATTGGGAAGCGAATGGCAGAGAAGATCCTGGAGATCTTGGATACTGGGCATCTGCGCAAGCTGGATCACATCAGTGAGAGCGTGCCTGTGCTGGAGTTGTTTTCCAACATCTGGGGAGCAGGGGTCAAGACAGCTCAGCTGTGGTACCAGCAG GGTTTCCGGACACTAGATGATATCCGTACCAAGGCAACTCTCACCAGCCAGCAAGCTGTGGGGCTGAAGCACTATGCGGATTTTCTGGAGCGCATGCCTCgggaggaagcagcagaaatagAACAGACC GTCAGACAAGCTGCCCTGGCCCTGAAGCCTGGGCTCGTGTGTGTGGCATGTGGCTCCTACCGTCGGGGGAAGCCCACCTGTGGAGACGTGGATGTGCTGGTCACTCACCCAGATGGGCAGTCTCACCGTGGGGTGTTCAGCAAGCTGCTTGACAGCCTCCACAGGAGCG GCTTCCTAACGGACGACCTGGTGAGTCAGGAGGACAACGGTGATCAGAAGAAGTACCTGGGAGTGTGCCGCCTCCCCGGGCCAGCCCGACGTCACCGCCGACTTGACATCATTGTGGTGCCTTACA GGGACCCTGGGTCAACAGCTTCAAGCCTGGAAGGCTGGCTCCTTGTtggggggaaactgaggcactcACGGACTGATGGCTTCATGAACATTAACAGCAAAGCCAGGGAGGGCACCAGGTGTCTgagcccagcccctgcccaggacTCACTGGGATGA
- the POLL gene encoding DNA polymerase lambda isoform X2, whose product MEPRGIVKAFPKRKKVRDDSGKSVPPKIPKEEGTEIPEEWLKPVAAYVLQAGIGQARAEIFHKQIVQNGGVVHHRLSSEVTHVIVAEDMDCDRAFRLLKLTKLPSGLQLVKASWLSACIRDQKLLSTAGYGVFIPHRYLEEGELQKEQQQQEVLGSEEIQPPAEEGAVKTNTEAQVEDSSQRDLGTLGQQQLAQKVSDDEDSEGEDASVTQGDLEALISGRYPVKSSEETSDSSSAVTQPASKWVCAHSSNSKKENHNQYITEKLEVLGKAYSVQGDKWRALGYSKAINALKSYHKPVTSYQEACKIPGIGKRMAEKILEILDTGHLRKLDHISESVPVLELFSNIWGAGVKTAQLWYQQGFRTLDDIRTKATLTSQQAVGLKHYADFLERMPREEAAEIEQTVRQAALALKPGLVCVACGSYRRGKPTCGDVDVLVTHPDGQSHRGVFSKLLDSLHRSGFLTDDLVSQEDNGDQKKYLGVCRLPGPARRHRRLDIIVVPYSEFACALLYFTGSAHFNRSMRALAKTKGMSLSEHALSSAVVRGPGGVKVMSGHTLPTPTERDVFIQLGLPYREPSERDW is encoded by the exons ATGGAGCCACGAGGGATTGTCAAAGCCTTTCCCAAGAGGAAGAAGGTGAGGGATGACTCGGGGAAAAGCGTCCCTCCAAAGATCCCAAAAGAGGAAGGAACAGAGATACCTGAGG AGTGGCTGAAACCAGTCGCCGCCTACGTGTTGCAAGCTGGCATCGGCCAAGCCAGGGCAGAGATCTTTCACAAGCAGATTGTCCAGAATGGGGGTGTTGTACACCACCGGCTCTCCTCAGAGGTGACACACGTCATTGTGGCTGAAGACATGGACTGTGATCGGGCCTTTCGGCTCCTTAAATTAACCAAGCTACCTTCAGGGTTGCAGCTAGTGAAGGCATCCTGGCTAAGTGCTTGCATTAGAGACCAAAAGCTTCTGAGTACTGCCGGCTATGGTGTCTTTATCCCTCACAG GTACCTGGAGGAGGGAGAACTgcaaaaagagcagcagcagcaggaggtccTGGGCAGTGAAGAGATCCAGCCcccagcagaggagggagcagtgaaaacaaatactgaagCACAGGTGGAGGATTCCTCACAGCGAGACCTGGGCACCCTtggacagcagcagctggctcaG AAAGTCTCTGATGATGAAGACAGTGAAGGAGAAGATGCTAGTGTCACCCAGGGAGATCTGGAAGCATTGATTTCTGGCCGCTACCCTGTGAAATCGTCAGAGGAGACCAGTGACAGCTCTTCCGCAGTGACCCAGCCTGCCAGCAAGTGGGTTTGTGCCCATTCCTCCAACAGCAAGAAGGAGAATCACAACCAGTACATCACAGAGAAGCTGGAAGTGCTGGGAAAGGCCTATTCTGTCCAGGGGGACAAGTGGAGAGCTCTGGGCTACTCCAAAGCCATCAATGCACTCAAGAGCTACCACAAACCAGTCACCTCCTACCAG GAAGCCTGTAAGATCCCTGGGATTGGGAAGCGAATGGCAGAGAAGATCCTGGAGATCTTGGATACTGGGCATCTGCGCAAGCTGGATCACATCAGTGAGAGCGTGCCTGTGCTGGAGTTGTTTTCCAACATCTGGGGAGCAGGGGTCAAGACAGCTCAGCTGTGGTACCAGCAG GGTTTCCGGACACTAGATGATATCCGTACCAAGGCAACTCTCACCAGCCAGCAAGCTGTGGGGCTGAAGCACTATGCGGATTTTCTGGAGCGCATGCCTCgggaggaagcagcagaaatagAACAGACC GTCAGACAAGCTGCCCTGGCCCTGAAGCCTGGGCTCGTGTGTGTGGCATGTGGCTCCTACCGTCGGGGGAAGCCCACCTGTGGAGACGTGGATGTGCTGGTCACTCACCCAGATGGGCAGTCTCACCGTGGGGTGTTCAGCAAGCTGCTTGACAGCCTCCACAGGAGCG GCTTCCTAACGGACGACCTGGTGAGTCAGGAGGACAACGGTGATCAGAAGAAGTACCTGGGAGTGTGCCGCCTCCCCGGGCCAGCCCGACGTCACCGCCGACTTGACATCATTGTGGTGCCTTACAGTGAGTTTGCCTGTGCCCTGCTCTACTTCACCGGCTCAGCTCACTTCAACCGCTCCATGCGGGCCCTGGCCAAGACCAAGGGCATGAGCCTCTCGGAGCATGCCCTCAGCTCAGCCGTGGTGCGAGGCCCTGGAGGTGTCAAGGTGATGTCTGGCCATACTCTGCCCACTCCCACTGAGAGAGATGTCTTCATTCAGCTGGGGCTGCCTTACCGGGAGCCCTCAGAACGGGACTGGTGA
- the POLL gene encoding DNA polymerase lambda isoform X1, translated as MEPRGIVKAFPKRKKVRDDSGKSVPPKIPKEEGTEIPEAEWLKPVAAYVLQAGIGQARAEIFHKQIVQNGGVVHHRLSSEVTHVIVAEDMDCDRAFRLLKLTKLPSGLQLVKASWLSACIRDQKLLSTAGYGVFIPHRYLEEGELQKEQQQQEVLGSEEIQPPAEEGAVKTNTEAQVEDSSQRDLGTLGQQQLAQKVSDDEDSEGEDASVTQGDLEALISGRYPVKSSEETSDSSSAVTQPASKWVCAHSSNSKKENHNQYITEKLEVLGKAYSVQGDKWRALGYSKAINALKSYHKPVTSYQEACKIPGIGKRMAEKILEILDTGHLRKLDHISESVPVLELFSNIWGAGVKTAQLWYQQGFRTLDDIRTKATLTSQQAVGLKHYADFLERMPREEAAEIEQTVRQAALALKPGLVCVACGSYRRGKPTCGDVDVLVTHPDGQSHRGVFSKLLDSLHRSGFLTDDLVSQEDNGDQKKYLGVCRLPGPARRHRRLDIIVVPYSEFACALLYFTGSAHFNRSMRALAKTKGMSLSEHALSSAVVRGPGGVKVMSGHTLPTPTERDVFIQLGLPYREPSERDW; from the exons ATGGAGCCACGAGGGATTGTCAAAGCCTTTCCCAAGAGGAAGAAGGTGAGGGATGACTCGGGGAAAAGCGTCCCTCCAAAGATCCCAAAAGAGGAAGGAACAGAGATACCTGAGG CAGAGTGGCTGAAACCAGTCGCCGCCTACGTGTTGCAAGCTGGCATCGGCCAAGCCAGGGCAGAGATCTTTCACAAGCAGATTGTCCAGAATGGGGGTGTTGTACACCACCGGCTCTCCTCAGAGGTGACACACGTCATTGTGGCTGAAGACATGGACTGTGATCGGGCCTTTCGGCTCCTTAAATTAACCAAGCTACCTTCAGGGTTGCAGCTAGTGAAGGCATCCTGGCTAAGTGCTTGCATTAGAGACCAAAAGCTTCTGAGTACTGCCGGCTATGGTGTCTTTATCCCTCACAG GTACCTGGAGGAGGGAGAACTgcaaaaagagcagcagcagcaggaggtccTGGGCAGTGAAGAGATCCAGCCcccagcagaggagggagcagtgaaaacaaatactgaagCACAGGTGGAGGATTCCTCACAGCGAGACCTGGGCACCCTtggacagcagcagctggctcaG AAAGTCTCTGATGATGAAGACAGTGAAGGAGAAGATGCTAGTGTCACCCAGGGAGATCTGGAAGCATTGATTTCTGGCCGCTACCCTGTGAAATCGTCAGAGGAGACCAGTGACAGCTCTTCCGCAGTGACCCAGCCTGCCAGCAAGTGGGTTTGTGCCCATTCCTCCAACAGCAAGAAGGAGAATCACAACCAGTACATCACAGAGAAGCTGGAAGTGCTGGGAAAGGCCTATTCTGTCCAGGGGGACAAGTGGAGAGCTCTGGGCTACTCCAAAGCCATCAATGCACTCAAGAGCTACCACAAACCAGTCACCTCCTACCAG GAAGCCTGTAAGATCCCTGGGATTGGGAAGCGAATGGCAGAGAAGATCCTGGAGATCTTGGATACTGGGCATCTGCGCAAGCTGGATCACATCAGTGAGAGCGTGCCTGTGCTGGAGTTGTTTTCCAACATCTGGGGAGCAGGGGTCAAGACAGCTCAGCTGTGGTACCAGCAG GGTTTCCGGACACTAGATGATATCCGTACCAAGGCAACTCTCACCAGCCAGCAAGCTGTGGGGCTGAAGCACTATGCGGATTTTCTGGAGCGCATGCCTCgggaggaagcagcagaaatagAACAGACC GTCAGACAAGCTGCCCTGGCCCTGAAGCCTGGGCTCGTGTGTGTGGCATGTGGCTCCTACCGTCGGGGGAAGCCCACCTGTGGAGACGTGGATGTGCTGGTCACTCACCCAGATGGGCAGTCTCACCGTGGGGTGTTCAGCAAGCTGCTTGACAGCCTCCACAGGAGCG GCTTCCTAACGGACGACCTGGTGAGTCAGGAGGACAACGGTGATCAGAAGAAGTACCTGGGAGTGTGCCGCCTCCCCGGGCCAGCCCGACGTCACCGCCGACTTGACATCATTGTGGTGCCTTACAGTGAGTTTGCCTGTGCCCTGCTCTACTTCACCGGCTCAGCTCACTTCAACCGCTCCATGCGGGCCCTGGCCAAGACCAAGGGCATGAGCCTCTCGGAGCATGCCCTCAGCTCAGCCGTGGTGCGAGGCCCTGGAGGTGTCAAGGTGATGTCTGGCCATACTCTGCCCACTCCCACTGAGAGAGATGTCTTCATTCAGCTGGGGCTGCCTTACCGGGAGCCCTCAGAACGGGACTGGTGA
- the DPCD gene encoding protein DPCD, which yields MAVPSWLERLRAARKTALVQDGKRKIHYLFEDGKEMAEEYDMKTSQLMSRKWREKNTLGGSGKWQVEVGEPTSPLLGALESELIKESSSNPVFMRKDTLTSFQWRIRNLPYPKEVYSVSVEKEQRCCVIRTINKKYYKKFSIPDLDRYQLPLDTAALSFTHANNTLIITYQKPKEILAAEEQLQKELKKIKAANNGDGDCKTQ from the exons ATGGCGGTGCCGAGCTGGCTGGAGCGGCTGCGGGCTGCGAGGAAGACCGCGCTGGTGCAGGACG GGAAGCGGAAGATCCATTACCTGTTCGAGGATGGGAAGGAGATGGCTGAAGAGTACGACATGAAGACCAGTCAGTTAATGA GTAGAAAATGGCGAGAGAAGAACACCCTCGGAGGCTCTGGCAAGTGGCAGGTTGAAGTGGGGGAGCCAACCTCGCCGCTTCTGGGAGCACTGGAATCCGAGCTCATAAAGGAAAGCAGCTCCAAT CCTGTTTTCATGAGGAAGGATACCCTGACCAGCTTCCAGTGGCGGATCCGTAACCTGCCCTACCCCAAGGAGGTGTACAGCGTCTCTGTGGAGAAAGAGCAGCGCTGCTGTGTCATCCGGACCATCAACAAGAA GTACTACAAGAAGTTCTCTATTCCTGACCTGGACCGATACCAGCTCCCCTTAGACACAGCTGCCCTGAGCTTCACCCATGCCAACAACACCCTGATCATCACG TACCAGAAGCCAAAGGAGATCCtggctgcagaagagcagctgcagaaggagctgAAGAAGATAAAGGCAGCTAACAATGGGGATGGCGACTGTAAGACCCAATAG